The genomic DNA CGGTTGAATTAATTAAGGAAATGACAGACAAAGCTGAATCTCTCAATCCGGATAATATCGAAACGATTCACGGCAGTTTTTATGATGTACAACTGACAGAGAAGTTTGATGCAGTTATTTATATCGACGGCTTTGGTGTCGGTACGGATGATGCTCAGTTAAAACTGCTTAGGAATATTAAACATTGGATGGCTGATGACGGCTGTGCACTCATTGATATTTATCAGCCGGAGCACTGGAAAAAGGCTGATGGTGTTGAAATGTACCCTGATCCTGAAAATATGCCGCATATAAAACGAAGATATTCATACGATTTTGAAGAAAATGTCATGATGGACACATGGTGGCATAAAAAAGATGAGAAGCTGAACAATACTCAATATTTGAAATGCTATACACCTGACGAAATATATAATCTGTGCAAACAGGCAGGGTTAAATATCACTGGATATTTTCCGCATGGCGCGATGGATTATGAAAGTATGAAGTATCATGAACATGCTTCGCTGAAAGAGTGTCTGTCGTATAGGATTAAAGTAGTTAAATAGCCAATCAATAAATTTACACATAAGAAGAGCACACTTTCCATTTGGAGAGTGTGCTCTTCTTGTTTCTTCAGTTATGAGACATTTTCTGTTGCGGTGTCTTTAATTTCCTGACGTTTCTCGTAGATGTTAATAACGATAGTTTTAACTACAGCATAGAATGGAATTGCCAGGATTATTCCCCAAATACCTGCGATGTTACCTGCTGCGAGTATCAAAGTAATAACCGTCAATGGGTGAACACTCAGCGCATTCCCCATCACATTCGGCGTTATGAGGTTCCCTTCAATTTGCTGTGCAATAAGCATAATGATTCCTACATATACAGCCATAATCGGATCCTGGAACAGTGCAATAATGATTGCCGGAATTACTGCAATATAAGGTCCTAGGAATGGAATAACATTGGTTACTACACCAATAAGTGCGAGTAAGAATGCATAATCCAGACCGATGATTAAGTAACCAGTCAGTAGCAGAATTCCTACAACTAAGCTGACTAATAGTTGCCCGACAATATATGATTTTAAAGTGTGGTCTACATCGCCAAGTGTTTTACGAACCCATGCTTTTCTGTCTCCGGAGAAGAATTTTGAAACAAAAGGTGCGAACTTCTTGTGGTCAATCATAATATAAATCAGGAAAAACGGCACGAGTACCAGTGCAAGCACTCCCGAAAACAGGCTCATTATGAATGAACCGATACCTGAGCCGATAGTTGCTGCCCAGTCTGTTAATTGCCCGGACACGTTGCTGATCTGATCCTGAACTGCGGTTGGCATATGTTCACGCTGTGTCAGGAAATATTCTACATAACCTTCTACAGTGTTAATAATTTCCGGAGCATTATCGATAAGCGAATTGACCTGCTGAGTAACGATAGGTGCGATAAGAATATAAAATAACCAAATAAGTAATCCCATCAAAGCAATAATAATGATGATAGCTGACCACTTTGGGAATTTATGATTCATCAGAAAATGCAAAATCGGGCGGGTTAAATAGAAAAGTACTCCGCCAATCAGCAGAGGTACAAATATAGTCTGTATCACGGTGAAAATTGGAGAGAAAATCGCCTGCAGTTGAATAAGTAATAAAATAATAATTAAAGTAAAAATTACAGCGACTGCTGTTTGAAACCAGCGTTTTTGTGTCATAGAAAAGCCTCCTCATATCTTATGTATATACCCAAATGAGAGTAGAATATGGGAGGAATAGAGATTTAGTAAACGCATCTGGCTAGGAAATTCATAAAAGTAACAAATAATATATGTTAACTATTAAAGAGGTTCCAGCAAGAATAAGATTGTATACGGTATACTATATACAGTGTGTAATTTCGATATTATTTAAGCTGCACATTCCAAGATTCATCATAATAAAATTCGGAAAGAGTATCAGAATCCATTACCCGGAACATCTCATTAAAATCATTGGCCAGGTTATATGTACCAAGTTCATACTTATCAATCCAGAATACTTCACCTTCATCAGATGAACGGAGATTACCGGAATACTGATTTGTTTTATACATCAGTACAATATATCTTTCATCATCTTCAGTCTGAAACTGTTTCGTACCGCATATTTGCGGATTTTTTATAACCAGACCTATCTCTTCAAACACTTCACGAATCACCGAATCCACAAAAGACTCATTCTTTTCAACTTTTCCACCGGGGAAAGTAACACCCGGCCAATTACTGCTGACCCGATCCTGTATTAATATTTGACCCTTATCGTTTTCTATCATACACATGTTGGTAATTATCGTTTTTTCTGCTTTGGACATGGTGACCTCCGAAAAAATAATTGATATTTAGCTAAGATTCCAACCGTATAATCTTTCTATAGACTGCTTTCCACCGTATTCAACTGTTCTCGTACCTATAAACTTTCCGCCTAGTTTTTCATAAAATATTGTAGAGAGATTATCTTCAAATACGGAAAGTATCATATTTGTATAATTTTGTTCGATTAAAGTTACTTTAACAATTTCGAATAAATCTTTGCCGATACCTTTACCTTTTTGATCAGGTAGAACATGAATAGCGTGCAATTCTGCTTCAAATTCTGGATGCTCTTGAAGTCTGTTTGAACCGCATCCGACAAAGGCAACTATCATCTCATCGATTTCATATACGAATAAAGTATTTACTTCTAACGATTTTTTAATACCCCTGGTAATCTTATGTACACTCATTTGATTTAAATAGTCTTTAGGAACAATATTTTTAAAATTTACTTGCCAGCTATGTACTAAAATCTGTGCAATATTTTCAGCGTCATCTAAATTTGCTTTTCTAATCATAAGTGCCTCCCATATTATTATTTTCAACCCAGTCATAAAAAGTCATGACATTGAACTTATTCGATGCTTCCAAAAATTGTTTTAAAATATAAACGTGACCAGAACCGACTATAACTATTACTTGATCATTGTTATTTAAATTCTGAGTGATGTTATTAACCATAATCATATTTCTTTTATACCACCATGTCAGCCAGGGGATTGAAATATTCCAATCATCCCCAAGCAGCATCATTTGACCATACAATACTTCATCCATTTTATAGCTTTCAGGTTTATTCAGTTCCAAAGTGATTTTATATGAGTCATTCAATTTACTGAGTTTATCATGATGAGACTGTATCTCTTCAATCAGTTCAATGAATGATACATCGTTGTTTTGAGCCCATTCATAAACACCACTCATTCCATTAACCCCGTAACCTTGTTCCATCCAGTCCATTGCAATGACAGATTTAAGATTTAACTGTTTAGCAGTATAAAATCCCAAATCATAAGCTTCATTTTTATAGAAAACAACTGGATTATATCTATTGAAGCTGTCATTAATAACGTCCTGTATTTTTTCTTCCTGTTCAATACATATACGAGTTGGCTGGAATTTGATTAATGAATCTCTGAAAATGTTCACACTGTCTAAAAACTGCTCATCTGGGTCAGAGTGACTGAAAATTTCATGATAATGCTGAGTGCCTACAATCATAATTTCCGGTTTCATTTTGGTCTCTCCTCAAAGTATAAAATAAGTAGATTTTAAATTATCGTTCTTCTAAAAAATTTAAAGCAATGTTCATATCTATATCTGCCTGAAGATGTTCTGGTGTCCATTTCACGTAAGTATCAGGCTTTACTCCCGTGTCTTTGATTCCACTATCGAGAGAAACCATTCTGGACGTTGGGTAATACAACGAGAATTTTTCCTCCCAATCTTTATTAATTAAGTTGGAATAATCGTTTAACCCAGCTGTAGGCCTTCCTATGACAGCCACTTTAGCCGATCTGCTGGCAATGTCTACAAATATATCACCTGCACTGCCGCAATATGCATCGGCTAGTACAATTATATTTTTAGGGAATTCAGAACCTTCAACTTCAAATTCTCCACCATTTTCAAAAGAAACGAAACCTTTACCGGAATTGTCTTGAAAGAAAGTAATCATGTTATCTAAGCTTTCTTTAAAAGATGTATCTGTTGTCTTGTCTTGTAATGATTTAAGCCCCTTAATCTGCAAATCTGCCGTTCTTTTTGTGATATTAAAATCCATTTTATAATTATCGAGGTTAATAATTGTTTTTCCTTCTGGAAAAAGTAAAGGTAAAAGCTGTTCAAAGCTTGAATCGCTGCCACCTCTGTTTTGACGTACATCTATAATTAAGTTTTCCAAATCACTTAATCTTTCCTGATTAGAGGCTATAATCTTTTCTATAGGATCCGGTGAAAAGAAATCAGTTAAAGTCATATTAAAAGTATTATGATTTAGCTTTTCTAAAGAATGAATGGGTGTGTACTGCTGCTTATCATAAAGTTTCAGATTGAAACTTGTAACCTCGCGATAATTATTCTCTATGTACAATGTATTGTACTTTTCAATAATATTTTCCCATCTCTGCCGTTCAGGTATTTCATCTCTCAATTCTCTTTTATGTTTAAGAGATAACTCACTTACTGTAAGCTTATCTAAAGCGATTACTCTATCTCCTGCATTCAATCTTGTTTCGCTCATAACCTCAGTAACGTAGAGAACATCGTTAAAACGTCTTACTTTAAAGCCGATATCCTTATTTGTTTTGGATTGCTCATCTTTAGCAATGAAAAACATATGTGGATCTTTAAAGTCTAGTAGATAATCATTAATAATGTTTATAAAAGTATAATCATCTAACTGATGTTGATTACTTAATTCTCGAATATTCTCACGATATCTATCAGGTGAATCCCATCCTTGTTTATCTTTATGTCCGGCATAATCATTCTGCATAATATCAACAACTTCATTAAAAATATCTATATACATAAATTCACCCTGTCTTTTAAGTAGAACTAGTAAATACGATTTTATTCAATTATAGCTTTACTATCTGTTTTGTAAACGTTTACTAATTATAGTAATCTTAAATAAAGACTTGAACGCAAATGCACGGATAATCAAAAACATCATGGAGGCAATTCATGCAGCGAACATTAATTATTAGTGATATTCACGGGGAGTTAAAGCTTTTTAATAAATTGCTGAAAAAGATAAAATATAATGCTGATAAAGATCAGCTAATCTTACTTGGTGATTACATAGACCGCGGTCCGGATTCCAAAGGAGTATTGGACCGTGTGATGGCATTAAAGAAACAGGGTGCAATTGTTTTAAAAGGAAACCATGATGACATGATGATCGCTGCTGTGGATAATAAACCGGATGCATGGAAACGATGGGAAAGAGCAGGGGCACTTTCTACATTGGAGAGTTACAATTCATCTATCAAGAGCATGGAGCTGCCTGAATCGGATGAGTTTAAAGAACATGTAGCGTTCATAAGAGAAATGGATTATTTTTATGAACAGGATAATTATATATTCGTTCATGCAGGTATCAGACCGGATATTCTGTTTGAAGAAAACGAACGTCACACATTTCTATGGATCCGTGAATTATTTTATGAGAAATACTCGGATTATAAAACAGTTGTCTTTGGTCATACACCGGTCTCTATAATCCGTAAAAAGAAAAATCACAATATTTACTTTGGTGAGAATAATATTATAGGAATTGATGGAGCTGCGACATATGGCGGTCAGTTAAATTGTTTGGAGTTACCCAGCAGAAAAACATACCATGTTAGAAAGAAATGTTTGTCTAAAATTTTCAAAAGAAAACATTAATAAAAAATCCAAATCTAATCATTATGATAGTTTTACTATTAGTTAACCAGATACAAAGGATGGGAAAATATGAGTGTTAAAGTTAAAAGGAAGTTGTGGATATTTGCAGCATTCATTCCTTTGCGGATAAGATATAACAATAAATCAGTCGGTACACTATATGGTTCACAGGAATTGGAATTTCCAGCAGAAGACGAAGGTGAACTGAAGTACCATCAGCCAATTGGTTGGGATGATCAACTGAAAGTTAAAGCAGGTGATGTTGTACAGATTGAAGAAACAATGTTTGGAAAAGTACTGAGTACTCTTCTGATTCTATTCTTTCTTTATTTAACATTGAGTATATTT from Jeotgalicoccus saudimassiliensis includes the following:
- a CDS encoding class I SAM-dependent methyltransferase; translated protein: METTWANEFYKMQYEFIGDYPVEFYKESTLEILEQAGKPVYSALELGAWDGSLARALSKHVNKITTVELIKEMTDKAESLNPDNIETIHGSFYDVQLTEKFDAVIYIDGFGVGTDDAQLKLLRNIKHWMADDGCALIDIYQPEHWKKADGVEMYPDPENMPHIKRRYSYDFEENVMMDTWWHKKDEKLNNTQYLKCYTPDEIYNLCKQAGLNITGYFPHGAMDYESMKYHEHASLKECLSYRIKVVK
- a CDS encoding DUF5694 domain-containing protein, whose protein sequence is MKPEIMIVGTQHYHEIFSHSDPDEQFLDSVNIFRDSLIKFQPTRICIEQEEKIQDVINDSFNRYNPVVFYKNEAYDLGFYTAKQLNLKSVIAMDWMEQGYGVNGMSGVYEWAQNNDVSFIELIEEIQSHHDKLSKLNDSYKITLELNKPESYKMDEVLYGQMMLLGDDWNISIPWLTWWYKRNMIMVNNITQNLNNNDQVIVIVGSGHVYILKQFLEASNKFNVMTFYDWVENNNMGGTYD
- a CDS encoding GNAT family N-acetyltransferase, which produces MIRKANLDDAENIAQILVHSWQVNFKNIVPKDYLNQMSVHKITRGIKKSLEVNTLFVYEIDEMIVAFVGCGSNRLQEHPEFEAELHAIHVLPDQKGKGIGKDLFEIVKVTLIEQNYTNMILSVFEDNLSTIFYEKLGGKFIGTRTVEYGGKQSIERLYGWNLS
- a CDS encoding AI-2E family transporter, which encodes MTQKRWFQTAVAVIFTLIIILLLIQLQAIFSPIFTVIQTIFVPLLIGGVLFYLTRPILHFLMNHKFPKWSAIIIIIALMGLLIWLFYILIAPIVTQQVNSLIDNAPEIINTVEGYVEYFLTQREHMPTAVQDQISNVSGQLTDWAATIGSGIGSFIMSLFSGVLALVLVPFFLIYIMIDHKKFAPFVSKFFSGDRKAWVRKTLGDVDHTLKSYIVGQLLVSLVVGILLLTGYLIIGLDYAFLLALIGVVTNVIPFLGPYIAVIPAIIIALFQDPIMAVYVGIIMLIAQQIEGNLITPNVMGNALSVHPLTVITLILAAGNIAGIWGIILAIPFYAVVKTIVINIYEKRQEIKDTATENVS
- a CDS encoding 8-oxo-dGTP diphosphatase, which produces MSKAEKTIITNMCMIENDKGQILIQDRVSSNWPGVTFPGGKVEKNESFVDSVIREVFEEIGLVIKNPQICGTKQFQTEDDERYIVLMYKTNQYSGNLRSSDEGEVFWIDKYELGTYNLANDFNEMFRVMDSDTLSEFYYDESWNVQLK
- a CDS encoding metallophosphoesterase family protein, encoding MQRTLIISDIHGELKLFNKLLKKIKYNADKDQLILLGDYIDRGPDSKGVLDRVMALKKQGAIVLKGNHDDMMIAAVDNKPDAWKRWERAGALSTLESYNSSIKSMELPESDEFKEHVAFIREMDYFYEQDNYIFVHAGIRPDILFEENERHTFLWIRELFYEKYSDYKTVVFGHTPVSIIRKKKNHNIYFGENNIIGIDGAATYGGQLNCLELPSRKTYHVRKKCLSKIFKRKH
- a CDS encoding S41 family peptidase, with protein sequence MYIDIFNEVVDIMQNDYAGHKDKQGWDSPDRYRENIRELSNQHQLDDYTFINIINDYLLDFKDPHMFFIAKDEQSKTNKDIGFKVRRFNDVLYVTEVMSETRLNAGDRVIALDKLTVSELSLKHKRELRDEIPERQRWENIIEKYNTLYIENNYREVTSFNLKLYDKQQYTPIHSLEKLNHNTFNMTLTDFFSPDPIEKIIASNQERLSDLENLIIDVRQNRGGSDSSFEQLLPLLFPEGKTIINLDNYKMDFNITKRTADLQIKGLKSLQDKTTDTSFKESLDNMITFFQDNSGKGFVSFENGGEFEVEGSEFPKNIIVLADAYCGSAGDIFVDIASRSAKVAVIGRPTAGLNDYSNLINKDWEEKFSLYYPTSRMVSLDSGIKDTGVKPDTYVKWTPEHLQADIDMNIALNFLEER